One part of the Olleya sp. YS genome encodes these proteins:
- a CDS encoding glycosyltransferase family 4 protein, whose product MRFLIITHVLHKSQNQQWFAYAPYVREMNLWLKYVNDVEIVAPKTNQPITDIDIAYQHKNITLTEIPSIAFVTFGRSLLSLLSLPFILYKLYQACRRADHIHLRCPSNIGLLGCVVQMLFPKKIKTAKYAGNWDPHAVQPLSYRIQKKILSSTRWTKNMTAIVYGHWYNQTKNIKPFFTATFKNEDRLIALQRDYSAQLHFVFVGSLVSGKRPLLAIQIVEALKQKGYAITLDLYGDGILKEELQQYISDNNLSEYIRLHGNQTSETVKTALQSAHFTILASQSEGWPKALAEAMFFGVIPIATPISCVPNMLDYGKRGILIEPSITDAISKIETHLQSKEQLQQMSKLASNWSQDYTLDAFEAEIKKLIVA is encoded by the coding sequence ATGCGATTTTTAATCATCACACATGTTTTACACAAGTCCCAAAATCAGCAATGGTTTGCTTACGCACCATACGTGCGCGAAATGAATTTGTGGTTAAAATATGTTAATGACGTGGAGATTGTGGCACCAAAAACCAATCAACCCATTACAGATATTGATATTGCTTATCAACACAAAAACATAACCTTAACAGAAATTCCTTCCATTGCATTTGTAACGTTTGGTAGGTCATTACTGTCTTTGTTATCCTTACCATTTATTCTGTATAAATTATATCAAGCCTGTCGTCGTGCAGATCATATTCACTTACGTTGTCCAAGTAATATTGGGTTGTTAGGGTGTGTGGTTCAGATGTTATTTCCAAAAAAAATAAAAACAGCAAAATATGCTGGGAATTGGGATCCACATGCAGTACAACCATTAAGTTACCGCATTCAAAAAAAAATATTATCTAGTACACGATGGACTAAAAATATGACTGCAATTGTTTATGGACATTGGTACAATCAAACCAAAAATATTAAACCTTTTTTTACAGCAACTTTTAAAAATGAAGATCGACTAATAGCATTACAAAGAGATTATTCAGCACAATTACACTTTGTGTTTGTTGGTAGTTTGGTTAGTGGAAAACGACCTTTGCTGGCTATTCAAATTGTAGAAGCTTTAAAACAGAAAGGCTATGCTATAACTTTAGATCTGTATGGAGACGGTATTTTAAAAGAAGAGTTACAACAATATATATCTGATAATAATTTATCAGAATATATTCGTTTACACGGAAATCAAACTAGCGAAACCGTTAAAACTGCATTGCAATCGGCACATTTCACCATATTAGCCTCTCAATCTGAAGGTTGGCCAAAAGCTTTAGCTGAAGCTATGTTTTTTGGAGTCATACCCATTGCAACACCTATATCTTGCGTGCCAAATATGTTAGATTATGGTAAACGAGGGATTTTGATTGAACCTAGTATAACAGATGCTATATCAAAAATAGAAACTCATTTACAATCTAAAGAACAATTACAGCAAATGTCTAAATTAGCATCCAATTGGTCTCAAGATTATACTTTAGATGCTTTTGAGGCGGAAATTAAAAAACTAATTGTCGCATAA
- a CDS encoding glycosyltransferase translates to MKVLQLIDSLEAGGAERVAVNFANALVDEIEGSFLCATRAEGLLQSSIKNEVEYLFLNKQNTLDIKATRRLLRFVNQHQITVIHAHSTSYFLATIIKILKPKLKLVWHDHYGKSEFLDQRSQGILKICSYFFNHVFSVNSKLEAWAKNNLKVKSVSYLPNFAVKNELTSTTNLKGEFGKRIVCLANLRPQKDHLNLLKAFKVVLNEHPDWTLHLVGHDFKDEYSKSVFNYIKDNKLEQNVFVYGSCPDISAILSQCSIGILSSKSEGLPLALLEYGLAGLPVIATHVGDCNLVISERTEGQLIPSENSLEMEKALLDYIYNPEKAKLAGNTFHHKVAHQFSETSTIKTIKAIYQSILV, encoded by the coding sequence ATGAAAGTATTGCAACTTATTGATTCTTTAGAAGCTGGTGGAGCAGAACGAGTAGCAGTTAATTTTGCTAATGCTTTAGTAGATGAGATTGAAGGGTCATTTTTATGTGCCACAAGAGCTGAAGGTTTATTACAATCAAGTATCAAAAATGAAGTTGAATATCTATTTTTAAATAAACAGAACACTTTAGATATCAAAGCTACAAGACGTTTACTTCGTTTTGTAAATCAACATCAAATTACTGTAATTCATGCGCATTCTACGTCTTATTTTTTAGCGACTATTATTAAAATTTTAAAACCAAAACTAAAACTAGTTTGGCATGATCATTATGGGAAAAGTGAATTTTTAGATCAACGTTCACAAGGCATATTAAAAATATGTTCTTATTTTTTTAATCATGTTTTTAGTGTGAATTCTAAATTAGAAGCTTGGGCAAAAAATAATTTAAAGGTGAAGTCGGTTAGCTATTTACCAAATTTTGCTGTTAAAAATGAATTAACTTCCACCACTAACTTAAAAGGAGAGTTTGGTAAACGCATAGTATGTTTAGCTAACTTACGTCCTCAAAAAGACCATTTAAATTTACTAAAGGCTTTCAAAGTAGTTCTAAATGAACATCCAGATTGGACTTTACATTTGGTGGGACATGATTTTAAGGATGAGTATTCTAAATCTGTGTTTAATTATATCAAAGACAATAAATTAGAACAAAATGTTTTTGTTTATGGGAGTTGTCCAGATATATCTGCTATATTGTCGCAGTGTAGTATAGGTATTTTATCCTCAAAATCTGAAGGCTTACCTTTGGCTCTATTGGAATATGGTTTAGCAGGTTTACCAGTTATTGCAACACATGTAGGCGATTGTAATTTGGTAATTTCAGAGCGTACAGAAGGTCAATTAATACCTTCTGAAAATAGCTTAGAGATGGAAAAAGCGTTATTAGATTACATATATAATCCTGAAAAAGCTAAATTAGCTGGAAATACATTTCATCATAAAGTAGCGCATCAATTTTCTGAAACTTCAACAATTAAAACAATAAAAGCTATCTACCAATCTATTTTAGTTTAA
- a CDS encoding glycosyltransferase family 2 protein, whose product MLNQNKIAVVIPYYNASKHIADVLHKLPEFIDVVYIVDDCGEEALPNSILETFEKSVHLKNEKNLGVGGATKTGFKQAIQDQFDIVVKVDADDQMDTSYIKALINPLIEDKAEYAKGNRFRDFKALKNMPTVRKIGNLGLSFLTKAATGYWNNFDPTNGFFAVKTSTLKQLDFNNIANRYYFETSLIAELYFQDVRIKDVPMPAIYGDEKSNMSVWKMPFVFLPKLFKTFVKRIVKSYFVYDFNMSSIYLLFGLPLFLFGFIYGLYTWWYYSSKAIFAPTGTIMLVTLTIIIGFQLLLQAVHYDITKAPKSN is encoded by the coding sequence ATGTTAAATCAAAATAAAATAGCAGTTGTTATACCTTATTACAATGCGTCAAAACATATTGCTGATGTATTGCATAAATTGCCAGAATTTATTGATGTAGTTTACATTGTTGATGATTGTGGAGAAGAGGCTCTTCCTAATTCTATTTTAGAGACTTTTGAAAAATCAGTACATCTAAAAAATGAAAAAAACTTAGGGGTTGGAGGCGCAACTAAGACAGGCTTCAAACAAGCTATACAAGATCAATTTGATATTGTTGTTAAAGTAGATGCGGATGATCAAATGGATACCAGCTACATAAAAGCTTTAATTAATCCGTTAATAGAAGACAAAGCAGAATATGCTAAAGGTAATAGATTTAGAGATTTTAAAGCTTTAAAAAATATGCCTACTGTACGTAAAATAGGAAATTTAGGACTATCATTTTTAACAAAAGCAGCAACTGGTTACTGGAATAATTTTGATCCAACTAATGGTTTTTTTGCAGTTAAAACATCTACATTAAAGCAATTAGATTTTAACAATATTGCTAACCGATATTATTTTGAAACCTCTTTAATTGCCGAGTTGTATTTTCAGGATGTTAGAATAAAAGATGTACCTATGCCAGCCATTTATGGCGATGAAAAGTCAAATATGAGTGTCTGGAAAATGCCTTTTGTGTTTTTACCCAAACTATTCAAAACCTTTGTTAAGCGTATTGTTAAATCGTATTTTGTTTACGATTTTAATATGTCTTCTATCTATTTATTATTTGGATTGCCATTATTTTTATTCGGATTTATCTATGGGTTGTATACGTGGTGGTACTATAGCTCCAAAGCTATCTTTGCGCCTACAGGAACCATCATGTTAGTAACTTTAACCATCATCATTGGGTTTCAATTATTATTACAAGCTGTGCATTATGACATAACTAAAGCTCCAAAATCTAATTAA
- a CDS encoding O-antigen ligase family protein: protein MTQTEYINKKIENLFKSLYVKLALALMVISYFYNLPALKYSLTGDNELRLYDMTGVVILFIVFNNLKLFTVYIKSKTYFKYLNTFILWAGFTLIFNAAFSIYKGRPLWFVQTCLYYYHLLIFFYTAVLMAMYIRNRFNYKRAASFILILAIAEAILVFSQHAGLVPFLWNDVYLQAYGGFLSGALGPNKINLGMNMLFSLVFAIGLLMQQQLKVNRILIIITILTSLATIGVSGSRTTYLALIVFVCYLFISSTKKFFGLSIVISIGIIIAFFLNLELIETITETIENRVVNKVSDPGIFTGQNLNVGELYEDLGSGRKELSVRYLYYLIENPLIMPFGIGLNNRLLIQFSAHNIYLSLINEVGLVGLFLYFKWLSNYLFLKFGRVRYLKSALSGLVIAMLVTLFFGEHLYIYRSLFTILGYFLLIVVMLIVPRYYFINVKSK, encoded by the coding sequence ATGACACAAACAGAATACATTAATAAAAAAATAGAAAACTTATTTAAGTCACTTTATGTAAAATTAGCATTGGCTTTAATGGTCATCTCTTATTTTTATAATTTACCAGCTCTTAAATACAGTTTAACTGGTGATAATGAGTTGAGATTATATGATATGACAGGTGTTGTTATATTGTTTATTGTCTTTAATAATTTAAAGTTATTTACTGTTTATATTAAATCTAAAACTTATTTTAAATATCTCAACACATTTATATTGTGGGCTGGATTTACATTAATTTTTAATGCAGCTTTTAGTATATATAAAGGCAGACCTCTATGGTTTGTACAAACCTGTCTGTATTATTATCATTTACTTATTTTCTTTTACACTGCAGTGTTAATGGCTATGTATATAAGAAACCGATTCAATTATAAAAGAGCAGCTAGCTTTATATTAATTCTAGCAATAGCAGAAGCTATATTAGTATTTTCTCAACATGCTGGTTTAGTTCCTTTTTTATGGAATGATGTCTATCTACAAGCATATGGAGGTTTTTTATCTGGAGCATTAGGTCCTAATAAAATTAATTTAGGGATGAATATGTTGTTTTCTCTAGTGTTTGCAATTGGTTTATTAATGCAGCAGCAATTAAAGGTCAATCGTATTTTAATTATAATAACCATCTTAACTAGTTTGGCTACCATTGGTGTATCAGGTTCTAGGACTACGTATTTAGCGTTAATTGTATTTGTTTGTTACTTATTTATTTCTAGTACTAAAAAGTTTTTTGGTCTTTCAATTGTTATATCAATAGGAATTATTATTGCGTTTTTTTTAAATTTAGAATTAATTGAAACCATTACCGAAACCATTGAAAATAGGGTTGTAAATAAAGTATCAGATCCAGGGATTTTTACAGGACAGAATTTAAATGTTGGCGAATTATATGAAGATTTAGGATCAGGTAGAAAAGAATTATCCGTAAGATATTTGTATTATTTAATTGAAAACCCATTGATTATGCCATTTGGTATTGGATTAAATAATAGATTGCTCATTCAATTTTCAGCGCATAATATTTACTTAAGTTTGATAAATGAAGTGGGATTAGTAGGTTTGTTTTTATACTTTAAATGGTTAAGTAATTATTTGTTTTTAAAATTTGGTAGAGTAAGATATTTAAAATCTGCGTTAAGCGGATTGGTAATAGCCATGCTAGTTACCTTATTTTTTGGAGAACATTTATATATTTACCGTTCATTATTTACTATTTTAGGTTACTTTTTATTAATTGTGGTTATGCTAATTGTCCCACGTTATTACTTTATTAATGTTAAATCAAAATAA
- a CDS encoding glycosyltransferase, giving the protein MNLSFSLVICTYMRPKAIVTLLESVALQTLYPNDILIIDGSTNNATEVVLKEKTFNNLSYFKVDDSNRGLTKQRNFGISKVDKNSAIICFLDDDVVLEADYFKHLLSTYTTHPNALAVGGCITNEVDWEASNHKNNPSKFYYDGWMRNEPSRFKIRRVFGLQPDAKPGFLPTFAHGRSVSFLPPSGKIYEVEQIMGGVSSYKREVFDQLSFSTYFEGYGLYEDADFSIRLAKIGALYINTNARLAHYHDGSGRPNQYNYGKMVVRNSWYVWRVKYPNPSLKARFKFHATELLLMTIRFTNIFTSKDKLKAFTETAGRKMGWLSLIFNKPKIQ; this is encoded by the coding sequence ATGAATTTGTCTTTTTCATTAGTCATTTGCACCTACATGCGACCAAAAGCGATTGTAACGCTTTTAGAGTCGGTAGCTTTGCAAACACTCTATCCTAATGATATTTTAATTATTGATGGTTCTACAAATAATGCTACTGAAGTTGTATTAAAAGAGAAAACATTTAATAATCTTAGCTATTTTAAAGTTGATGACAGCAATAGAGGGTTAACTAAACAACGTAATTTTGGAATTAGTAAAGTTGATAAAAATAGCGCTATTATTTGTTTTTTAGATGACGATGTCGTTTTAGAAGCAGATTATTTTAAACATTTATTATCTACTTATACTACACATCCAAACGCATTGGCAGTAGGAGGTTGCATTACCAACGAAGTCGATTGGGAAGCATCGAATCATAAAAACAATCCTTCAAAATTTTATTATGATGGTTGGATGCGTAATGAGCCTTCTCGTTTTAAAATAAGACGTGTTTTTGGATTACAGCCAGATGCCAAACCTGGTTTTTTACCTACGTTTGCTCATGGACGCTCGGTAAGTTTTTTGCCACCTTCTGGAAAAATTTATGAAGTTGAGCAAATTATGGGAGGCGTGTCTAGCTATAAAAGGGAAGTGTTTGATCAACTATCATTTTCAACGTATTTTGAAGGTTATGGTTTGTATGAAGATGCAGACTTCTCTATTAGATTGGCTAAAATAGGAGCGTTATATATTAATACAAATGCTAGATTAGCTCATTATCATGATGGTTCTGGACGTCCTAATCAATACAACTATGGTAAAATGGTAGTTAGAAATAGCTGGTATGTTTGGCGAGTAAAATACCCTAATCCAAGTTTAAAGGCACGATTTAAATTTCATGCTACCGAGTTGTTGCTGATGACCATCAGATTTACAAATATCTTTACCTCTAAAGACAAATTAAAAGCCTTTACAGAAACTGCAGGTCGTAAAATGGGCTGGCTTTCGCTTATCTTTAACAAACCCAAAATTCAATAA